Proteins from one Mercurialis annua linkage group LG7, ddMerAnnu1.2, whole genome shotgun sequence genomic window:
- the LOC126656266 gene encoding UV-B-induced protein At3g17800, chloroplastic, whose amino-acid sequence MGYSCSSTQTNFSLHIPSPAKSIHFPHLAPSHITLNFANRRKAPPPPTALFVVARAGFSHCEPSSSSSSSLNTPLEPCSAAGKFLSSVFQNQRELFDVAVAEELKLLADDRNGAVSRMLLSSRSDEAFLHRRIAQLKEQECQIAVEDVMYLLIFSKFSEIKVPLVPKLSRCIYNSRLEIGPSKDWELESIHSCEVLEMIREHVCTVIGLRANCSVTDSWATTEIQRLQLGRVYAASMLYGYFLKSASSRHYLDTCLAELCDDVHLSCRTDRQYAESLSQGPTNHVFGGVSNMQSASTGLGSNNQVRKCENLRCYVMGFDAETLKRCAKLKSKEAKHLIGKHTRALFGDDETGLLEDDEVILTSFSSLKRLVLEAVAFGSFLWDAEDYVDSVFKLSEHE is encoded by the exons ATGGGCTATAGCTGTTCTTCAACCCAAACAAATTTTTCTCTTCACATACCATCTCCGGCGAAGTCTATTCACTTCCCGCATCTTGCTCCTTCACATATTACCTTAAATTTCGCCAATCGGAGAAAAGCGCCGCCTCCTCCGACGGCGTTGTTTGTGGTGGCTAGAGCAGGTTTTAGTCACTGTGAACCTAGCAGTAGTAGTAGCAGTAGCTTGAATACGCCGCTGGAGCCGTGCTCGGCGGCGGGGAAGTTTTTGAGTAGCGTGTTTCAGAATCAGAGAGAGTTATTTGATGTAGCAGTTGCTGAGGAGTTGAAGTTGTTGGCGGATGATCGAAACGGTGCCGTTTCTCGTATGTTACTTAGCTCTCGCTCTGATGAAGCCTTCCTTCATAG GAGAATTGCTCAACTGAAAGAACAGGAGTGCCAAATAGCAGTGGAGGATGTTATGTACCTGTTAATATTTTCCAAATTCTCCGAGATTAAAGTTCCTCTGGTTCCAAAGCTCTCTAGATGCATTTACAACAGCAGACTTGAGATAGGACCTTCAAAGGACTGGGAGCTGGAGTCTATACATAGCTGTGAGGTTTTAGAGATGATAAGGGAACATGTCTGTACCGTAATTGGTTTAAGAGCAAATTGTAGTGTCACAGACAGCTGGGCGACGACTGAGATCCAACGACTCCAGCTTGGTCGTGTGTATGCAGCCTCAATGTTGTACGGTTACTTCTTGAAGTCAGCCTCCTCGAGGCATTATCTGGATACATGTCTAGCTGAGCTATGCGATGATGTTCATCTCAGTTGTAGAACTGACCGTCAGTATGCAGAGTCATTATCTCAGGGACCAACAAATCACGTGTTTGGTGGCGTAAGCAATATGCAATCCGCTTCGACTGGTCTAGGGTCAAATAACCAGGTCCGGAAATGTGAAAATCTGAGATGCTATGTGATGGGGTTTGATGCTGAAACATTGAAGAGGTGTGCAAAACTAAAATCCAAAGAAGCTAAACATCTGATTGGGAAGCATACTCGTGCGCTTTTTGGGGATGACGAGACTGGTTTGCTGGAAGATGATGAGGTTATTTTGACATCTTTTTCTAGCCTTAAGAGATTAGTTTTAGAAGCAGTTGCTTTCGGTTCTTTCCTCTGGGACGCAGAAGATTACGTCGACTCTGTTTTCAAGCTTAGTGAACATGAATAG